Proteins from one Halobacteriovoraceae bacterium genomic window:
- a CDS encoding ISNCY family transposase → MNFKTKQQIRIDIISQYLNGELRSEDACCALEIGERQFRRLVKGFREQGVASLIHGNKGRIPHNKTSMKVSNKIIQLYLGRYNGLNLVHFIEKLRENNSHEFDSIPTYTTIRNLLLQEGLIIPYQKKAKRKSHPRRKRYEKEGLMVQIDGSPHRWIHDCSPFCLTAAIDDATGKILAAKFTPTETTFAAMDVVEQIINKYGVFQMLYSDKAGIYGGGKRQGFTNMNRAMNELGIISIQANSPQAKGRIERLFKTLQDRLCSEIRLRGIKNIEAANRYLEEFITAYNLKFSVSAKDQRPAYRKLEELIDLNEVLTIRDHRKIGEGEILSFEGHKYLVSRENGHSLIGKTVEIRRYRDGKLEMFLLNGVKLAYECFEDLKRVA, encoded by the coding sequence ATGAATTTTAAAACAAAACAACAGATTAGGATAGATATTATCTCTCAGTATCTTAACGGTGAACTTCGATCTGAAGATGCTTGCTGTGCTTTAGAAATTGGTGAAAGACAGTTTAGGAGGCTTGTGAAAGGGTTTAGAGAACAAGGTGTTGCTTCTCTAATACATGGTAATAAAGGTCGAATACCTCACAATAAAACATCAATGAAAGTATCCAATAAAATTATTCAACTTTATCTTGGAAGATATAACGGCCTTAATCTCGTTCACTTTATTGAAAAACTACGCGAAAATAATTCTCATGAATTTGACAGCATCCCTACTTACACCACTATTAGAAACCTTTTACTACAAGAGGGCCTGATTATTCCCTACCAGAAAAAAGCAAAAAGAAAATCTCACCCTAGAAGAAAGCGTTATGAGAAAGAAGGGTTAATGGTTCAAATTGATGGAAGCCCTCATCGCTGGATTCATGACTGTTCACCTTTTTGTCTGACTGCTGCCATTGATGATGCCACTGGAAAGATTTTAGCTGCGAAATTTACTCCTACAGAGACAACTTTTGCAGCGATGGATGTGGTGGAACAAATAATTAATAAATATGGTGTCTTCCAAATGCTTTATTCTGATAAGGCCGGAATTTATGGTGGCGGGAAAAGACAGGGTTTTACAAATATGAATAGGGCCATGAACGAGCTTGGAATTATCTCTATTCAGGCCAACAGTCCTCAAGCGAAAGGACGGATTGAGAGGCTATTTAAAACCCTTCAGGACAGGCTTTGTTCAGAAATTAGGCTTAGAGGGATAAAGAATATTGAAGCTGCAAATAGGTACTTAGAAGAGTTTATCACTGCCTACAACCTGAAGTTCTCAGTATCTGCAAAAGATCAAAGACCAGCTTATAGAAAACTTGAAGAACTAATAGATCTCAATGAAGTTTTGACGATTAGAGATCATAGAAAAATAGGTGAAGGGGAAATATTAAGTTTTGAAGGCCATAAATACCTTGTCTCAAGGGAAAATGGCCATTCACTTATTGGAAAAACAGTGGAGATTAGGCGATACAGAGATGGAAAGTTGGAAATGTTTTTATTAAATGGAGTGAAACTGGCCTATGAATGTTTTGAGGATTTAAAAAGGGTCGCATGA
- the arsC gene encoding arsenate reductase (glutaredoxin) (This arsenate reductase requires both glutathione and glutaredoxin to convert arsenate to arsenite, after which the efflux transporter formed by ArsA and ArsB can extrude the arsenite from the cell, providing resistance.) codes for MKMLKYYHNPKCSKSREGLKLLEASGKNFEIIEYLKNPPTQSDLLKLFQKIGLEPSKCIRIKEQIYKDLKLKEKNLNPKQWAKTIFENPILLERPILESQNKAIIGRPPELMKDLI; via the coding sequence GTGAAAATGTTAAAGTATTACCATAATCCAAAGTGCTCAAAAAGTCGTGAAGGGTTGAAGCTTCTAGAAGCATCAGGTAAGAATTTTGAAATCATTGAATATCTAAAAAATCCACCCACACAAAGTGATTTGTTAAAATTGTTTCAAAAAATAGGACTTGAACCTTCAAAGTGCATTAGAATAAAAGAGCAAATATATAAAGATCTAAAGTTGAAAGAAAAAAATTTAAATCCTAAGCAATGGGCAAAGACTATTTTTGAAAATCCTATTTTATTGGAACGACCAATTTTAGAATCGCAAAACAAAGCAATTATTGGAAGACCTCCAGAGTTAATGAAGGATCTCATCTAA
- the hemF gene encoding oxygen-dependent coproporphyrinogen oxidase: MGHLEGINMDIKSAKSQFDEHVRNLQDQITSRLMGFDPELNMIEDLWDREDFIGMPGGGGRTRAFQGNIIENAGVNTSCIYGKISPEFAKKLKASSDDLWASGISLIIHPRNPKVPTVHANFRMIQAGDKFWFGGGADLTPYYPHVEDFRYFHNVWKRACEPYQCYLEMKKECDQYFTNHHRNGEMRGIGGIFFDHFNSGNLQNDFKMVKDLSNHFIESYFPIVEKRVKEEWTSEDEEFQLYRHGRYVEFNLLHDRGTSFGLKTNGRTESILISLPARAKFGYNYKPKPGSIHEEMMQFYFPKEW; this comes from the coding sequence ATGGGACATTTAGAGGGAATAAATATGGATATTAAGAGTGCAAAGAGTCAATTTGACGAACATGTTAGAAATTTACAAGATCAGATCACTTCTCGTCTAATGGGTTTTGATCCTGAATTAAATATGATTGAAGATTTATGGGATAGGGAAGATTTTATTGGAATGCCTGGAGGAGGGGGACGTACGAGAGCTTTTCAAGGTAATATAATTGAAAACGCTGGGGTAAACACTTCATGCATTTATGGAAAAATAAGTCCTGAGTTTGCAAAGAAGCTCAAAGCAAGCTCCGATGATTTATGGGCCAGTGGAATTTCTCTAATTATTCATCCAAGAAATCCTAAAGTTCCAACAGTGCATGCCAATTTTCGAATGATTCAAGCAGGTGATAAATTTTGGTTTGGAGGAGGGGCAGATCTAACACCTTATTATCCTCATGTTGAAGATTTTCGGTATTTCCATAATGTTTGGAAGCGGGCCTGCGAACCTTACCAATGCTATTTGGAAATGAAAAAAGAATGTGATCAATATTTCACAAATCACCATAGAAATGGTGAAATGAGAGGAATTGGAGGAATCTTTTTTGATCATTTTAATTCCGGAAATCTCCAAAATGATTTTAAAATGGTGAAAGATCTCTCTAATCATTTCATAGAATCATATTTTCCAATCGTTGAAAAACGAGTCAAAGAAGAGTGGACTTCAGAGGATGAAGAATTTCAACTCTATCGCCATGGACGATATGTGGAGTTTAATTTACTTCATGACAGGGGAACCTCGTTCGGATTGAAAACGAACGGTAGAACGGAATCTATTCTCATTTCTTTACCTGCTAGAGCAAAATTTGGTTATAATTACAAACCAAAACCAGGTAGTATCCATGAAGAAATGATGCAATTTTACTTTCCTAAAGAGTGGTAG
- a CDS encoding CHASE2 domain-containing protein, translating to MLMKLIRYIGTLIIILFSAFCVILATQDRELLIGDNLDSATKKILSAPGIFEERFFDYRMQYVIKDQKGHDDIVLAAIDENSLNKTGRWPWSRTTWARFMSKMKNYGAKIIAFDVVFSEPEEACNQESPDNVFAKSIKSFESIPGNKVILPYSLGGSGVDPFKEVPHWLYNYIIDSKLGGENIGIYQSTIPQSTFPIDTLADTEAGLGYIGAHEDTDGIFRHYPVLANIDGLYFPSFGLLSYQLFTGDMTTFQMENQDLAFLKTKKGDIKLNLLGETKIRWRGAMDKFSLVSIQDILDSNENDQTMKNKLNGKMVFIGSTAFGAHDLRHTPVGGQTPGIYLHLNLVDMLLTGNYYQPKNESTTISWWMLIIGTLIMVTVMFFKNPLLDVSTMILVVSGMLYYDITQLTPFGYEIKLFFCIFSVVSNYSWETFLSFYVTNKEKSKIRGTFSRYVAPAIVDQMLAHPDQVKIGGEKKNITVFFSDVRDFTTISEKLTPEQLSHCLNRYMGVMTKILFDNYGTLDKYIGDAIVGFWGAPVEVKDHAYYAIKASLAMIEALPAINEEFERDGYPLFKFGIGLNTGDCSVGNMGSDLIFNYTALGDHMNLGARLEGLCKFYGVQLNISEFTLAALSDEQRQQFKIRMLDKVRVKGKEKAVTIYEVLHNFHPFYTDIESFEIYHTAFELYLNKQFDKAREIFNSLHEKYTEDKSCKRMLEYCQNYLENPPNVDWDGVITFTTK from the coding sequence ATGTTAATGAAACTGATCCGTTATATTGGTACTTTAATTATAATATTGTTTTCGGCATTTTGTGTTATCTTGGCAACTCAAGATAGAGAATTATTAATTGGTGACAATCTTGATAGTGCGACAAAAAAGATTTTGAGTGCCCCAGGTATATTCGAAGAGCGTTTCTTTGACTATAGAATGCAATATGTGATTAAAGATCAAAAAGGACATGATGACATTGTTTTAGCTGCAATTGATGAAAATTCTCTCAATAAAACTGGTAGGTGGCCTTGGTCTCGTACAACTTGGGCCAGATTTATGTCAAAGATGAAGAATTATGGTGCAAAAATAATTGCTTTTGATGTCGTATTTTCTGAGCCTGAAGAAGCTTGTAATCAAGAGTCTCCAGATAATGTATTTGCAAAGAGTATCAAAAGCTTCGAGTCTATTCCAGGAAATAAAGTTATTCTCCCCTATTCACTTGGTGGTAGCGGTGTTGATCCATTCAAAGAAGTTCCACATTGGTTATATAACTATATCATTGACTCAAAATTAGGTGGGGAAAATATTGGAATCTATCAAAGTACAATTCCTCAATCTACATTTCCGATAGACACACTGGCCGATACAGAAGCAGGCCTGGGCTATATCGGTGCCCATGAAGACACTGATGGAATTTTTCGTCACTACCCTGTGCTGGCCAATATAGATGGACTCTATTTCCCATCATTTGGACTTTTATCATATCAGTTATTCACAGGAGATATGACAACTTTTCAAATGGAAAATCAAGACCTGGCATTTTTAAAAACTAAAAAGGGCGACATAAAACTCAATCTCCTTGGTGAAACCAAAATACGTTGGCGAGGAGCAATGGACAAGTTCTCGCTCGTATCAATACAAGATATTCTCGATTCAAATGAAAATGATCAGACAATGAAAAATAAATTAAATGGAAAGATGGTTTTTATAGGTTCTACAGCTTTTGGCGCACATGACTTGAGGCATACTCCAGTTGGAGGACAAACTCCTGGAATATATCTCCATCTAAATCTCGTAGATATGCTTTTAACTGGTAATTACTATCAACCAAAAAATGAGTCTACAACTATTTCATGGTGGATGCTCATTATAGGAACATTGATCATGGTAACAGTCATGTTCTTTAAAAATCCACTACTTGATGTTTCGACAATGATTCTCGTTGTCTCTGGTATGCTTTACTATGATATAACTCAACTAACACCGTTCGGTTATGAAATTAAGTTATTCTTTTGTATTTTCTCAGTTGTTTCAAATTATTCCTGGGAAACATTTTTAAGTTTTTATGTAACAAATAAAGAAAAAAGTAAAATAAGAGGAACTTTTTCACGTTATGTAGCTCCAGCAATTGTGGATCAAATGCTTGCTCACCCTGACCAGGTTAAGATTGGTGGTGAAAAGAAAAATATCACCGTCTTCTTCTCAGATGTTCGAGATTTTACGACAATATCAGAAAAACTAACTCCGGAACAACTCTCTCATTGTTTAAACCGTTATATGGGAGTAATGACGAAAATACTTTTTGATAATTATGGAACTCTAGATAAATATATTGGTGATGCTATAGTTGGATTCTGGGGTGCTCCGGTCGAAGTGAAAGATCATGCATACTATGCTATTAAGGCCTCACTCGCGATGATTGAAGCACTCCCTGCTATCAATGAAGAGTTTGAAAGGGATGGATATCCCCTATTTAAATTTGGAATTGGATTAAATACGGGAGACTGTTCCGTTGGGAATATGGGTAGTGATTTGATTTTTAATTATACTGCCCTTGGTGACCATATGAACTTAGGAGCTAGACTTGAAGGGCTTTGTAAATTCTACGGCGTACAGTTAAATATTTCAGAATTTACTTTGGCGGCTTTAAGTGATGAACAAAGGCAGCAATTCAAAATTCGTATGCTTGATAAAGTGAGAGTAAAAGGTAAAGAAAAAGCTGTAACCATTTACGAAGTTTTGCATAATTTTCACCCATTTTATACTGATATTGAGTCATTTGAAATTTATCATACGGCCTTCGAGCTGTATCTCAACAAACAATTTGACAAGGCCCGTGAAATTTTTAACTCTCTTCATGAAAAATACACTGAAGATAAGTCTTGTAAAAGAATGTTAGAATATTGTCAGAATTACTTAGAAAACCCTCCAAATGTAGATTGGGATGGAGTTATTACCTTCACAACCAAATAG
- a CDS encoding response regulator produces MKNSVDILIIDDDELSSKILISQLSKNKYIIQRAKNGTDALELVEISRPRIILLDIQMEGMSGIEVLKKIRENYTASELPIVMISTISDRDTVFHCIAAGANDFLLKPIDQRVARSRIEAHLSKKEALLLFEKNKSILETLSSVQQFTKSLDNDFKKLESLFNEVMTEIPDDKSQLIKDQIKMSKIVLLKVLEKLK; encoded by the coding sequence ATGAAAAATTCTGTCGATATTCTGATAATTGATGATGATGAACTTTCTTCTAAAATTTTAATCAGTCAATTATCCAAAAATAAGTATATTATACAAAGAGCAAAAAATGGTACTGATGCTCTTGAATTAGTTGAGATTTCTCGTCCAAGAATCATTTTACTAGATATCCAAATGGAAGGAATGAGTGGAATAGAAGTGCTAAAAAAAATCAGAGAGAATTACACAGCAAGTGAATTGCCCATCGTTATGATTTCAACCATCTCCGATAGAGATACTGTTTTCCATTGCATCGCCGCAGGTGCCAACGATTTTCTATTAAAACCAATTGACCAACGAGTTGCTCGATCAAGAATTGAAGCACATTTATCAAAAAAGGAAGCACTTCTTTTATTTGAAAAAAACAAATCAATTCTTGAAACGCTAAGTTCAGTTCAGCAATTCACAAAATCTTTAGATAATGACTTTAAAAAATTAGAGTCTTTATTTAATGAAGTAATGACTGAGATACCTGATGACAAAAGTCAATTGATTAAAGATCAAATTAAAATGTCAAAAATTGTTCTGTTGAAAGTTTTAGAAAAATTGAAATGA
- a CDS encoding peptidylprolyl isomerase, whose amino-acid sequence MGELKSVESIHLKMVTNYGDITIELWPKKAPLTVKNFMRYVNEKKYDGTVFHRVIKKFVLQGGGLDENLTAKETYLPIKNEAENMLKNDYGTLSMARTQEINSATNQFFINLNDNQSLNHFNNTDRYGYAVFGKVNEVSYQTLKEIENVDVTNKGMYRDVPKSPVKILKIEKI is encoded by the coding sequence ATGGGAGAACTAAAATCAGTTGAAAGCATACATTTAAAAATGGTAACAAACTATGGTGATATTACAATAGAACTCTGGCCCAAAAAGGCCCCACTCACTGTTAAAAATTTTATGAGATACGTGAACGAAAAAAAGTATGATGGGACAGTATTTCACAGAGTGATTAAAAAGTTTGTTTTACAAGGTGGAGGTCTGGATGAAAATCTTACTGCAAAAGAAACCTATCTACCAATTAAAAATGAAGCAGAAAATATGCTAAAAAATGATTACGGAACATTGTCTATGGCCAGAACTCAAGAAATAAATTCTGCCACAAACCAATTTTTTATCAATTTAAATGATAATCAAAGTCTAAATCATTTTAATAATACAGACCGTTATGGATATGCAGTCTTTGGCAAAGTGAACGAAGTATCCTATCAAACTCTAAAAGAGATAGAAAATGTAGATGTGACTAACAAAGGTATGTATAGGGATGTTCCAAAAAGTCCTGTGAAAATTCTTAAGATTGAGAAGATCTAA
- a CDS encoding response regulator: protein MKKNANLKYPFFIHKTSKWRLDLNFHFKVLIFDKTMNDSRSLRPLLISFGIKEVKSTKTVDEAYNEIVQNEKNEPYTILISTEEDCCELMQMINDSHILKKNFILISSEDHPVRRDLIEDGVDIQFEIERPFTPNLIKSTLAKIQKFRQQQMESVTPLSGKSRILVVDDSETLLQYIKRILNSLGHYRIDLATNVKEAQRLIEFSFREKAPYELIISDWNMPAVTGLTLLQSVKNSQKYQNISFIMITSESSKKNVVDAIKSGVDSFLLKPLPAENVKTKLQLINEKKLKAMGQVV from the coding sequence ATGAAAAAAAATGCAAATTTAAAGTATCCTTTTTTTATACATAAAACGTCAAAATGGAGACTAGATTTGAATTTTCACTTTAAAGTTTTAATTTTTGATAAGACTATGAACGACTCTCGATCACTCAGACCACTTCTCATCAGTTTTGGTATTAAGGAAGTTAAAAGTACAAAAACAGTTGATGAGGCCTATAATGAAATCGTACAAAATGAAAAGAACGAACCTTATACAATACTCATTTCAACTGAAGAAGACTGTTGTGAATTGATGCAGATGATAAATGATTCCCATATATTAAAGAAAAACTTTATTCTAATTAGCAGCGAAGATCATCCCGTGAGGAGAGATTTAATTGAAGACGGAGTTGATATACAATTTGAAATAGAGCGTCCTTTTACTCCAAATCTTATAAAGTCAACATTGGCAAAAATACAAAAATTTAGACAGCAACAAATGGAATCAGTCACTCCTCTTTCAGGTAAATCACGAATATTAGTCGTCGATGATTCGGAAACTCTTTTGCAATATATTAAACGTATACTAAATTCTCTTGGACACTATAGGATTGATCTCGCAACAAATGTGAAAGAAGCACAAAGATTGATTGAATTTTCTTTCAGGGAAAAAGCTCCTTATGAATTGATCATTTCAGACTGGAATATGCCAGCAGTGACAGGACTAACATTACTTCAATCAGTTAAAAACTCTCAAAAATATCAAAATATCAGTTTTATCATGATTACTTCTGAGAGTTCAAAAAAGAACGTTGTCGATGCCATAAAATCAGGCGTAGATTCATTTTTATTAAAACCATTACCAGCAGAAAATGTGAAAACAAAACTTCAGCTTATTAATGAAAAAAAGCTGAAGGCCATGGGCCAAGTGGTTTAA
- a CDS encoding HD domain-containing protein — MDFTPLRISTIKPGKEITFDLYIFFKEQFLKYLDNGKALNEDLLGKLKKQKVARFYITDKDESNYQKFLDAILAEAVASADMPTEEKVNIVEGAASTAVERMQKDPGNKSAYNMTENAARSLRQVVSKNPDALKQIYGKEAEKGDMIIKHSLNVSALSTKLGEKMGLSDEVLDDLATAALIHDIGIISLGDEMVECFFKPLSELPNETKIKYRTHPNVSAEVLASKPYVNKRISDLIMNHEEVISGKGPNKKNSLTPEEEILSLVNSYDKRMIEKGLTSKEAIKEVTIDEVGNYDLGLINKFKEVLKTEGLI; from the coding sequence ATGGATTTTACTCCCCTTAGGATTTCTACAATTAAGCCAGGAAAAGAAATCACTTTTGATCTTTATATTTTTTTTAAAGAACAATTTTTAAAGTATCTTGATAACGGTAAGGCCCTGAATGAAGATCTATTAGGAAAATTAAAAAAACAAAAAGTTGCACGTTTTTATATTACAGATAAAGACGAAAGTAACTATCAAAAATTTTTAGATGCCATACTCGCTGAAGCTGTCGCCAGTGCAGATATGCCGACAGAAGAAAAAGTAAATATTGTTGAAGGCGCTGCTTCGACTGCTGTTGAGAGAATGCAAAAAGATCCTGGAAATAAATCAGCTTACAACATGACAGAAAATGCTGCACGAAGTTTGAGGCAAGTTGTTTCAAAAAATCCAGATGCCTTAAAACAAATTTATGGAAAAGAGGCCGAGAAAGGAGACATGATCATTAAGCATTCACTGAATGTTTCAGCTCTTTCGACAAAACTTGGTGAGAAAATGGGCCTAAGTGATGAGGTGTTAGACGATTTAGCAACAGCAGCACTTATACATGATATTGGAATAATTTCACTCGGTGATGAAATGGTTGAGTGTTTCTTTAAACCCTTGAGTGAATTGCCTAATGAAACAAAAATAAAATACAGAACTCACCCAAATGTTTCTGCTGAAGTTCTTGCTTCAAAACCTTATGTTAATAAACGAATTAGCGACTTAATCATGAATCACGAAGAAGTGATATCAGGAAAAGGCCCTAATAAGAAAAACTCTTTAACTCCTGAGGAAGAAATTCTTTCACTCGTTAACAGTTATGACAAAAGAATGATTGAAAAAGGACTTACTTCGAAAGAAGCAATTAAAGAGGTCACAATTGATGAAGTTGGAAATTATGATCTTGGACTTATTAATAAATTTAAAGAAGTACTTAAGACTGAAGGTCTTATTTAG
- a CDS encoding transporter substrate-binding domain-containing protein — MNKYIFVTVLLILKNSFAGEFTIGVENLSYYPHYTMESGQYEGFARDILDSFAKAKGHKFIYKPVVVSELTKDFINGKVDFKYPDNQYWAKDLKNGKKVIYSNSVTGYIDGVIRPIGSKGPIKRLGTVKGFTPWDYKSEISSGAIKLDEFENLTAMLNALIVGKIDGAYNNVSVSK, encoded by the coding sequence ATGAACAAATATATTTTTGTAACTGTACTTTTAATTTTAAAAAATTCTTTTGCGGGAGAATTTACAATAGGAGTTGAAAATTTGTCTTATTACCCACATTACACAATGGAAAGTGGTCAGTATGAAGGTTTTGCCAGAGATATTCTTGATTCCTTTGCAAAGGCAAAAGGACATAAATTTATCTACAAACCAGTCGTAGTTTCTGAGTTAACTAAAGATTTTATAAATGGAAAAGTCGACTTTAAATATCCCGACAACCAGTATTGGGCCAAAGATTTAAAGAATGGTAAAAAAGTGATTTATAGCAATTCAGTCACAGGATATATCGATGGTGTAATCAGACCGATTGGTTCAAAAGGCCCTATCAAAAGGCTGGGAACCGTCAAAGGTTTTACTCCTTGGGATTATAAAAGCGAAATTTCCTCAGGAGCTATAAAATTAGATGAATTTGAAAACCTCACTGCGATGCTGAACGCCTTAATTGTAGGTAAAATCGATGGCGCCTATAACAATGTATCTGTCTCAAAGTAA
- a CDS encoding BspA family leucine-rich repeat surface protein → MISIINVSCFNTSKIKTMVKMFKGSHSLKSLNISNFNTQNIGVFSF, encoded by the coding sequence TTGATAAGCATTATCAATGTATCATGTTTTAATACATCAAAAATAAAAACGATGGTGAAGATGTTCAAAGGATCACATAGTTTAAAGAGTCTCAATATTTCAAATTTTAATACACAAAACATTGGTGTTTTTTCGTTTTAG
- a CDS encoding AAA family ATPase → MDQSQFISQKKVLSMFNPEITDQEIESLEIQNKIPKRIKIKKGIGFQIGWKQSEIPQIGCEIGFFKDFGTPMAITVFTTKGGVLKSTLAMNLARIAALHGLKTCVVGLDMQGDITTALGFDSDYKDNDNLENILKEIDSVKGLYNVFNKEIMLNDTICPTDLEYLALIPETPELVALNEGLSHVNRREYWLKEKVVSPLKDLFDLIILDCSPNWNKLTTNALVASDLLISPLECKINNFRNFKVFKHFVDEFKLDMQMELETLFVPTKYSQNKKLCMDIKKWYQENIESCLVNGLKECTAGEEACALKLSLLEHCQDKKLKNEVRMLFTEIAAVLKGVAGRAKLSYHVRSDTSVLDSGDFVNTH, encoded by the coding sequence ATGGATCAAAGTCAATTTATAAGTCAAAAGAAAGTATTAAGTATGTTTAATCCAGAGATCACTGACCAAGAAATTGAATCTCTTGAGATTCAAAATAAAATCCCTAAAAGAATTAAAATTAAAAAAGGAATTGGTTTTCAGATTGGGTGGAAACAATCAGAAATACCACAAATTGGTTGTGAAATAGGTTTTTTCAAAGATTTTGGAACCCCTATGGCCATTACAGTTTTTACAACTAAAGGTGGAGTCTTAAAAAGTACATTGGCCATGAATCTTGCAAGAATTGCGGCCCTACATGGACTAAAAACATGTGTGGTTGGCCTAGATATGCAGGGCGATATAACTACCGCACTTGGATTCGATTCTGACTATAAAGATAATGACAATCTTGAAAATATTCTCAAAGAGATTGATTCCGTTAAAGGACTTTATAATGTTTTTAATAAAGAAATAATGCTCAATGACACGATCTGCCCAACAGATCTTGAATACCTCGCACTTATTCCAGAAACTCCGGAACTAGTCGCTCTAAACGAGGGACTAAGTCATGTAAACAGACGCGAATACTGGCTCAAAGAAAAGGTCGTTTCTCCTCTTAAGGATCTTTTTGACCTTATCATTCTTGATTGTTCGCCTAATTGGAATAAATTAACTACAAACGCTTTAGTGGCCTCTGACCTACTTATTTCTCCGCTCGAATGTAAAATTAATAATTTTAGAAACTTTAAAGTCTTTAAACATTTTGTTGATGAATTCAAACTAGATATGCAAATGGAACTTGAAACACTTTTTGTTCCAACAAAATACTCCCAAAACAAAAAACTCTGCATGGATATTAAAAAGTGGTATCAAGAAAATATTGAAAGTTGTCTAGTAAATGGATTAAAAGAATGCACTGCAGGCGAAGAGGCCTGCGCATTAAAACTCTCATTATTAGAGCATTGCCAAGATAAAAAACTTAAAAACGAAGTAAGGATGCTATTTACAGAAATTGCTGCTGTGCTCAAGGGTGTGGCCGGAAGAGCAAAATTGAGTTATCATGTCCGATCAGATACTTCTGTATTAGATAGTGGAGACTTTGTGAATACCCATTAG
- a CDS encoding SDR family oxidoreductase codes for MSLVVITGSNRGIGLELCKQYKNKGDHVVALCRKTTPELDSYGVEVVTGVDISSRDALEKLTSYFEGKKIKLLINNAGIQRNEDLDTLIYDSMIEQFSVNALGALRVCEKLLPFIENGGKIANISSRMGSVSENDLGGNYGYRMSKAALNAASRSLAIDLKEREIAVAILHPGFVKTDMTNHNGIMTTEESAKGLLKVIDDFKIGDTGNFLQFDGEKVPW; via the coding sequence ATGTCGTTAGTTGTTATCACGGGTTCAAATCGTGGAATTGGACTTGAGTTATGTAAACAGTATAAGAACAAAGGAGATCACGTAGTGGCGCTTTGTCGAAAAACGACACCTGAACTTGATTCTTATGGGGTTGAAGTCGTCACAGGAGTTGATATTTCAAGTCGAGATGCACTTGAGAAATTGACATCATATTTTGAAGGGAAAAAAATAAAACTTCTCATCAATAATGCGGGCATTCAGAGAAACGAAGATCTAGATACTTTAATTTATGATTCTATGATTGAACAATTTTCGGTTAACGCTCTTGGCGCCTTAAGGGTTTGCGAGAAACTGCTACCTTTTATAGAAAATGGTGGAAAAATCGCAAATATTTCATCTAGGATGGGTTCTGTATCTGAAAATGATCTTGGGGGAAATTACGGTTATCGGATGTCAAAAGCAGCACTTAATGCTGCGTCAAGGTCTTTGGCAATTGATTTGAAAGAACGCGAAATAGCAGTGGCAATTTTACATCCTGGTTTTGTTAAAACTGACATGACTAACCACAATGGTATCATGACAACTGAAGAATCAGCAAAAGGATTACTAAAGGTCATAGATGATTTTAAAATTGGAGATACTGGAAATTTTTTACAATTCGATGGTGAAAAAGTTCCTTGGTAA